One part of the Methanococcoides sp. AM1 genome encodes these proteins:
- a CDS encoding PAS domain-containing sensor histidine kinase gives MAILRDITKKKEMVNALKTSEKKFRNIFNNSNDAIAIYDLKGNVLEVNEIACEFTGRNRNEILQNSIIDMVSPGYRARLTEDLKQLYEDKYSIFETFILSKDGVSIPVELSNRIIEYENQTAVLSIARDITERKESERKLKESETKYREVVSSIDALFWKADVAEDGSFINTYLSPFADKLYGVEKGILGNDWAKSFSYVHPDDLPGLFQKLNEIIKERYSLNNYEYRVIRPDGTQLWVYEKAISNVNSEGAVQIFGTTVDITELKTIHDELVVERDLAQKYFDVAKVIMLVLNTNGNVVQINKKGCEVLGYEEEDIVGKNWSENFLLEYFREQVEKQMEYLLSNNKKKIEYHENPILNSVGEERWIAWNTSILSNKNGDIEGILCSGQDITERKLFEENLVDAKITSELANRSKSEFLANMSHELRTPLNSVIGFSDVLYNETFGELNEKQRKYTENIHKSGQNLLKIINNILDLSAIEARTTELNCETFFFSDVLKEVRKNMIPLATQKNISIDIDTEDMILMNGDKNKVIQILNNLISNAIKFNNNDGSILIKAQNIDNEINISIMDTGIGIPEKEIEKLFDPFYQIDGSTSRDYGGNGIGLALVKYFVGMHKGDVWIESQEGIGTEVHIKLPAEQKIASRIVN, from the coding sequence ATGGCAATCTTGCGTGATATAACCAAGAAAAAAGAAATGGTAAATGCACTGAAAACATCAGAAAAGAAATTCAGAAACATTTTTAACAACTCCAATGATGCAATTGCCATATATGACCTGAAAGGTAACGTCCTTGAAGTAAATGAAATTGCTTGCGAATTCACTGGTCGCAATCGAAATGAAATTTTACAAAACTCAATTATTGATATGGTTTCGCCTGGATATAGAGCAAGGTTAACTGAAGATCTAAAACAACTTTATGAAGACAAATACTCAATATTTGAAACATTTATTCTTTCCAAAGATGGAGTGAGCATCCCTGTAGAACTAAGTAATCGTATTATTGAGTATGAAAACCAAACAGCTGTATTGAGCATTGCCAGAGATATTACAGAGCGAAAAGAGTCAGAAAGGAAATTAAAAGAAAGTGAAACAAAATACAGGGAAGTTGTTTCATCGATCGATGCACTCTTCTGGAAAGCAGATGTGGCAGAAGATGGAAGCTTTATTAATACGTATCTTTCCCCTTTTGCAGATAAGTTGTATGGAGTAGAAAAAGGAATATTAGGGAACGATTGGGCTAAATCATTTAGTTACGTACACCCCGACGATCTGCCTGGTTTGTTCCAAAAACTAAATGAGATCATCAAAGAAAGATATTCCCTTAATAATTATGAATATCGTGTCATTAGACCAGATGGAACTCAATTATGGGTATATGAAAAAGCCATATCAAATGTTAATTCAGAAGGAGCAGTGCAAATATTCGGAACTACAGTCGACATAACAGAACTTAAAACCATACATGATGAACTGGTAGTCGAAAGGGACCTGGCACAAAAGTATTTTGATGTTGCTAAAGTTATTATGTTAGTTCTTAACACGAATGGTAATGTTGTTCAAATTAACAAAAAGGGATGTGAAGTCCTTGGTTATGAAGAAGAAGATATTGTCGGAAAGAATTGGAGTGAGAACTTCCTTCTGGAATACTTCCGCGAACAAGTTGAAAAACAAATGGAATATTTACTGTCAAATAATAAGAAAAAAATAGAATACCATGAAAATCCAATTTTGAATTCTGTTGGTGAAGAAAGGTGGATAGCATGGAACACTTCTATATTAAGTAACAAAAATGGTGATATTGAAGGAATTCTATGCTCGGGACAGGATATTACAGAGCGAAAGCTATTCGAAGAGAATTTAGTGGATGCGAAAATAACTTCTGAGCTTGCAAATCGCTCCAAGAGCGAGTTCCTGGCAAATATGAGCCATGAACTAAGAACTCCGCTTAATTCTGTAATTGGTTTTTCGGATGTTCTGTACAATGAGACTTTTGGAGAGCTTAATGAAAAACAAAGGAAATATACAGAGAATATCCATAAAAGTGGACAGAATCTTTTGAAGATCATAAATAACATACTTGACCTCTCGGCCATAGAAGCAAGAACAACTGAACTAAATTGTGAAACGTTTTTTTTCTCCGATGTTCTCAAAGAAGTCAGAAAAAATATGATCCCACTTGCAACGCAAAAGAACATATCCATAGATATCGATACTGAGGACATGATCTTGATGAATGGTGACAAAAACAAAGTTATACAGATACTTAACAATCTCATCAGCAATGCGATCAAATTTAACAATAATGATGGTTCGATCCTTATCAAAGCACAAAACATCGATAATGAAATAAATATATCAATAATGGATACAGGAATCGGAATCCCTGAAAAAGAGATTGAGAAACTATTCGACCCATTTTATCAGATCGACGGATCAACATCACGAGACTATGGAGGAAATGGGATTGGTCTTGCCCTTGTAAAGTATTTTGTTGGAATGCATAAGGGCGATGTCTGGATAGAAAGTCAGGAAGGAATCGGGACTGAGGTTCATATTAAACTTCCTGCTGAACAAAAGATCGCCTCCAGGATTGTAAACTGA